The following proteins come from a genomic window of Populus alba chromosome 12, ASM523922v2, whole genome shotgun sequence:
- the LOC118035935 gene encoding RNA-binding protein 1 isoform X3: MADSYWRYAGDSRQPPPQSMSSLTGKRPRIDYDIPSGRDLSNYYSRDDDRGALHVIRDSDSIGASYDRYLRSGTISSYGGGQSARAMSGVPSHPVDDTRMVSMGPMDPGASVKDRSLRMGSGRSEVSLPPDASSTLFVEGLPSDCTRREVSHIFRPFVGYKEVRLVSKESRHPGGDPLVLCFVDFLSPAHAATAMDALQAIWSLSCGYWMLVTVILWT, encoded by the exons ATGGCGGATAGTTACTGGAGATATGCCGGCGACTCACGGCAGCCGCCGCCGCAGTCCATGTCTTCTCTAACCGGAAAACGCCCTCGCATCGATTACG ATATCCCAAGCGGCCGTGACCTATCCAATTATTATTCCCGTGATGATGATAGAGGAGCTCTTCATGTAATCAGAGATTCAGACTCCATCGGAGCATCTTATGACCGTTACTTGCGTAGTGGG ACAATTTCATCTTATGGTGGGGGACAGTCTGCCAGAGCCATGAGTGGGGTGCCTAGTCATCCTGTTGATGACACACGCATGGTGAGTATGGGGCCCATGGACCCTGGGGCTAGTGTAAAAGACAGGTCATTGCGCATGGGAAGTGGAAGATCTGAGGTTTCCCTTCCTCCTGATGCTAGCAGCACACTGTTTGTGGAGGGCTTGCCTTCTGACTGTACGCGACGGGAAGTTTCCC ATATCTTTCGCCCTTTTGTTGGCTACAAAGAAGTGAGACTTGTAAGCAAGGAATCAAGACAT CCCGGGGGAGATCCACTAGTACTCTGTTTTGTTGACTTTTTGAGTCCTGCACATGCTGCCACTGCCATGGATGCATTACAAG CAATCTGGAGCTTATCATGTGGATATTGGATGCTGGTCACTGTTATCCTTTGGACCTGA
- the LOC118035935 gene encoding RNA-binding protein 1 isoform X2 has translation MADSYWRYAGDSRQPPPQSMSSLTGKRPRIDYDIPSGRDLSNYYSRDDDRGALHVIRDSDSIGASYDRYLRSGTISSYGGGQSARAMSGVPSHPVDDTRMVSMGPMDPGASVKDRSLRMGSGRSEVSLPPDASSTLFVEGLPSDCTRREVSHIFRPFVGYKEVRLVSKESRHPGGDPLVLCFVDFLSPAHAATAMDALQGYRFDEHDRDSFNLRLQFARYPGARSGGGHRGKR, from the exons ATGGCGGATAGTTACTGGAGATATGCCGGCGACTCACGGCAGCCGCCGCCGCAGTCCATGTCTTCTCTAACCGGAAAACGCCCTCGCATCGATTACG ATATCCCAAGCGGCCGTGACCTATCCAATTATTATTCCCGTGATGATGATAGAGGAGCTCTTCATGTAATCAGAGATTCAGACTCCATCGGAGCATCTTATGACCGTTACTTGCGTAGTGGG ACAATTTCATCTTATGGTGGGGGACAGTCTGCCAGAGCCATGAGTGGGGTGCCTAGTCATCCTGTTGATGACACACGCATGGTGAGTATGGGGCCCATGGACCCTGGGGCTAGTGTAAAAGACAGGTCATTGCGCATGGGAAGTGGAAGATCTGAGGTTTCCCTTCCTCCTGATGCTAGCAGCACACTGTTTGTGGAGGGCTTGCCTTCTGACTGTACGCGACGGGAAGTTTCCC ATATCTTTCGCCCTTTTGTTGGCTACAAAGAAGTGAGACTTGTAAGCAAGGAATCAAGACAT CCCGGGGGAGATCCACTAGTACTCTGTTTTGTTGACTTTTTGAGTCCTGCACATGCTGCCACTGCCATGGATGCATTACAAG GTTATAGATTTGATGAGCATGACCGCGATTCGTTCAATTTAAGATTACAATTTGCTCGCTATCCTGGTGCAAGGTCAGGTGGCGGGCATCGTGGCAAGCGTTGA
- the LOC118035935 gene encoding RNA-binding protein 1 isoform X4 — protein sequence MADSYWRYAGDSRQPPPQSMSSLTGKRPRIDYDIPSGRDLSNYYSRDDDRGALHVIRDSDSIGASYDRYLRSGTISSYGGGQSARAMSGVPSHPVDDTRMVSMGPMDPGASVKDRSLRMGSGRSEVSLPPDASSTLFVEGLPSDCTRREVSHIFRPFVGYKEVRLVSKESRHPGGDPLVLCFVDFLSPAHAATAMDALQG from the exons ATGGCGGATAGTTACTGGAGATATGCCGGCGACTCACGGCAGCCGCCGCCGCAGTCCATGTCTTCTCTAACCGGAAAACGCCCTCGCATCGATTACG ATATCCCAAGCGGCCGTGACCTATCCAATTATTATTCCCGTGATGATGATAGAGGAGCTCTTCATGTAATCAGAGATTCAGACTCCATCGGAGCATCTTATGACCGTTACTTGCGTAGTGGG ACAATTTCATCTTATGGTGGGGGACAGTCTGCCAGAGCCATGAGTGGGGTGCCTAGTCATCCTGTTGATGACACACGCATGGTGAGTATGGGGCCCATGGACCCTGGGGCTAGTGTAAAAGACAGGTCATTGCGCATGGGAAGTGGAAGATCTGAGGTTTCCCTTCCTCCTGATGCTAGCAGCACACTGTTTGTGGAGGGCTTGCCTTCTGACTGTACGCGACGGGAAGTTTCCC ATATCTTTCGCCCTTTTGTTGGCTACAAAGAAGTGAGACTTGTAAGCAAGGAATCAAGACAT CCCGGGGGAGATCCACTAGTACTCTGTTTTGTTGACTTTTTGAGTCCTGCACATGCTGCCACTGCCATGGATGCATTACAAG GCTAG
- the LOC118035935 gene encoding RNA-binding protein 1 isoform X1: MADSYWRYAGDSRQPPPQSMSSLTGKRPRIDYDIPSGRDLSNYYSRDDDRGALHVIRDSDSIGASYDRYLRSGTISSYGGGQSARAMSGVPSHPVDDTRMVSMGPMDPGASVKDRSLRMGSGRSEVSLPPDASSTLFVEGLPSDCTRREVSHIFRPFVGYKEVRLVSKESRHPGGDPLVLCFVDFLSPAHAATAMDALQGELNILYIFSPLGSFSLMYQFAGPLYLLLSNVSFSMLVFNFLYNCTNAFCTSF; the protein is encoded by the exons ATGGCGGATAGTTACTGGAGATATGCCGGCGACTCACGGCAGCCGCCGCCGCAGTCCATGTCTTCTCTAACCGGAAAACGCCCTCGCATCGATTACG ATATCCCAAGCGGCCGTGACCTATCCAATTATTATTCCCGTGATGATGATAGAGGAGCTCTTCATGTAATCAGAGATTCAGACTCCATCGGAGCATCTTATGACCGTTACTTGCGTAGTGGG ACAATTTCATCTTATGGTGGGGGACAGTCTGCCAGAGCCATGAGTGGGGTGCCTAGTCATCCTGTTGATGACACACGCATGGTGAGTATGGGGCCCATGGACCCTGGGGCTAGTGTAAAAGACAGGTCATTGCGCATGGGAAGTGGAAGATCTGAGGTTTCCCTTCCTCCTGATGCTAGCAGCACACTGTTTGTGGAGGGCTTGCCTTCTGACTGTACGCGACGGGAAGTTTCCC ATATCTTTCGCCCTTTTGTTGGCTACAAAGAAGTGAGACTTGTAAGCAAGGAATCAAGACAT CCCGGGGGAGATCCACTAGTACTCTGTTTTGTTGACTTTTTGAGTCCTGCACATGCTGCCACTGCCATGGATGCATTACAAGGTGAACTTAACATACTCTACATTTTTTCCCCTTTAGGGAGTTTTAGTCTCATGTATCAGTTTGCAGGCCCATTGTATCTGTTACTATCTAATGTTTCCTTTTCGATGctagtttttaactttttatataattgcaCCAATGCCTTTTGCACttccttttag
- the LOC118035937 gene encoding protein yippee-like At4g27745, with protein MAELVGPRLYSCCNCRNHVSLHDDVISKAFQGRHGRAFLFSHAMNIVVGPKEDRNLTTGLHTVADISCADCQEVLGWKYERAYEPSQKYKEGKFIFEKLKIVMENW; from the exons ATGGCGGAATTGGTGGGTCCAAGGTTGTACAGCTGTTGTAATTGTCGAAACCATGTTTCACTTCATGATGATGTAATTTCTAAGGCTTTTCAG GGAAGACATGGTCGAGCCTTTTTGTTCTCTCACGCGATGAACATTGTCGTCGGACCTAAAGAGGACAGGAATCTCACGACTGGTCTCCACACTGTTGCTGATATATCTTGTGCGGATTGTCAGGAGGTGCTGGGCTGGAAGTATGAAAGAGCTTATGAGCCTTCTCAGAAGTACAAGGAAGGGAAGTTCATATTTGAGAAGTTAAAGATTGTCATGGAGAACTGGTAG
- the LOC140956200 gene encoding uncharacterized protein, giving the protein MECYGEGRRLRGKVAATEAEQPRNHVLQSRNPRNNNMGMTCGKRARPELEGLKQHERETREATVDISGQKKTKLVKSENQEQEDEMSAVKMGVPRSENLRHEWERRFKTELPELETAGTGTPYTVVSPETMRKMGGYDDVNSTASAPEEVGADDDILSTLSGPPQVPDASGLTAELGQAYALAIPAVKNALISFLITKKSEDLAFMITQANSAFASLYALNADCGSFYNNVRSYIRHCSEFSTAQKELQENTEAVELVSSYESISDQSTEAAKAVSEIEANLEKAKEYLAPLEARYQETKALLDKLEAELGQRRTEVAYLEAEKIQQEEAMAETEIKHHTIAAQAKEAKETLQSILRQLEAARAAMEETRALLSTS; this is encoded by the exons ATGGAATGCTATGGAGAAGGAAGAAGACTAAGAGGGAAAGTTGCTGCCACTGAAGCTGAACAACCCAGAAACCATGTCTTACAGTCAAGAAATCCCAGGAACAATAACATG GGTATGACTTGCGGTAAAAGGGCAAGGCCTGAACTTGAGGGGCTTAAGCAACATGAAAGGGAGACTCGAGAAGCAACTGTGGATATTTCTGGACAAAAGAAAACGAAATTAGTCAAATCTGAGAACCAAGAGCAAGAGGATGAAATGTCAGCCGTGAAAATGGGAGTTCCAAGAAGTGAGAACCTGAGACACGAGTGGGAGAGGAGGTTTAAGACGGAGCTCCCGGAGTTGGAAACTGCTGGGACAGGGACCCCATACACTGTGGTGTCTCCTGAGACTATGAGGAAGATGGGGGGATATGATGACGTCAATAGCACAGCTTCAGCTCCAGAGGAAGTGGGAGCAGATGATGATATACTATCTACACTTTCAGGTCCCCCTCAAGTACCTGATGCAAGTGGGCTCACAGCAGAATTGGGCCAGGCTTATGCATTGGCGATTCCTGCAGTGAAGAATGCGCTCATATCCTTCCTAATCACTAAAAAGTCAGAGGATCTAGCCTTTATGATCACTCAAGCTAACAGTGCATTCGCATCTCTTTATGCCCTCAATGCAGATTGTGGTTCGTTCTACAATAATGTGAGATCTTACATTCGTCATTGCTCTGAATTCTCTACAGCTCAGAAAGAGTTACAGGAGAACACGGAGGCTGTAGAGTTGGTGTCTTCTTATGAGAGTATTTCTGATCAATCTACTGAAGCAGCAAAGGCTGTTTCTGAAATTGAGGCAAATCTGGAAAAAGCCAAAGAGTACCTTGCTCCTCTTGAAGCAAGGTATCAAGAGACCAAGGCCTTGCTGGACAAGCTTGAGGCAGAGCTTGGACAAAGGAGAACCGAGGTGGCTTACCTGGAAGCTGAGAAGATTCAGCAGGAGGAAGCAATGGCTGAAACTGAGATAAAACATCACACCATTGCTGCACAGGCAAAGGAAGCCAAAGAAACACTTCAATCTATTCTCCGCCAACTAGAGGCTGCTAGAGCTGCTATGGAAGAGACTAGAGCTCTCCTTTCCACTTCTTGA
- the LOC118035938 gene encoding pentatricopeptide repeat-containing protein At5g27110 has protein sequence MTSQLLEPIACPPSPLNHVPNIPRNLTALSFQKLKQAHQPVNISQQKNQSNFSLLDNKPLNTSKYASVLDSCKCPKLGKQVHAHTIKTGFDADGFVDTKLLQMYARCGLLKDADFLFETMPMRNLHSWKAILSVYLDHGLFDEAFLLFQVLQFDGVELDFFVFPLVFKACSGLGSVELGRQLHGLVIKFRFCLNIYVSNALIDMYGKCGSLDDAKKVLVKMPERDSVTWNSVITACAANGMVYEALEFLEKMKSLDYSMPNVVSWSAVIGGFAKNGYDEEAIEMLFRMQVEGLVPNAQTLAGALPACARLQRLDLGKQLHGYITRHDFISNPVVVNALVDVYRRCGDMGGAAKIFLKFSVKNVLSCNTMIVGYCESGDVSKAKELFDCMDVLGIERDLISWNSIISGYVRNFMFEEGFSMFQNMLMEEGIEPDSFTLGSVLTACADTSSLRQGKEIHAQAIVKGLQSDTFVGGALVEMYSKCQDLTAAQMAFDEVMEKDVPTWNALISGYARSNQIERIQYLLEKMKGDGYHPNIYTWNSILAGLVENRQLDLTMQLFSEMPISKLRPDIYTVGIILPACSRLATLERGKQAHAHSIKCGYDTDVHIGAALVDMYAKCGSLKYAQLAYDRISNPNLVSHNAMLTAYAMHGHGEEGISLFQTMLALGFIPDHVTFLSVLSSCVHVGSVETGCEFFDLMGYYNVKPTLKHYTSMVGLLSRSGQLHEAYELIKKMPVECDSVLWGALLGGCVTHGNIELGEIAAERLIELEPNNSGNYVLLANLHAYARRWTDLARVRGMMKDRGMHKSPGCSWIEDKNEIHSFLACDRSHKRAEEIYATLDYLALHMKTGIVHG, from the coding sequence ATGACTAGCCAACTGCTGGAACCCATTGCTTGCCCACCATCACCACTTAACCATGTCCCCAACATTCCTCGCAACCTCACTGCCCTTTCCTTTCAGAAACTGAAACAAGCCCATCAACCGGTTAACATTTCTCAGCAAAAAAACCAGTCCAATTTCTCTCTACTAGACAATAAGCCATTAAATACAAGCAAGTATGCTTCAGTTCTTGATTCTTGTAAATGCCCAAAACTTGGAAAACAGGTTCATGCTCACACAATCAAAACTGGGTTTGATGCTGATGGATTTGTAGATACCAAGTTGCTTCAAATGTATGCAAGGTGTGGTTTGTTAAAAGATGCAGACTTTTTGTTTGAAACGATGCCAATGAGAAACTTGCATTCATGGAAAGCAATTCTTAGTGTGTATTTGGATCATGGGCTGTTTGATGAAGCGTTTTTACTCTTTCAAGTATTGCAATTCGACGGTGTTGAATTGGATTTCTTTGTGTTTCCTTTAGTGTTTAAGGCTTGTAGTGGCCTTGGTAGTGTAGAACTAGGGAGGCAGTTACATGGGTTGGTGATAAAGTTTCGGttttgtttgaatatttatGTGAGTAATGCTTTGATAGATATGTATGGTAAATGTGGAAGCTTGGATGATGCTAAGAAAGTTTTAGTAAAGATGCCTGAAAGAGATAGTGTAACATGGAATTCTGTCATAACAGCTTGTGCTGCTAATGGGATGGTTTATGAGGCATTGGAGTTTTTGGAGAAAATGAAGTCTTTAGATTATTCAATGCCAAATGTTGTTTCTTGGAGTGCAGTTATAGGAGGGTTTGCCAAGAATGGTTATGATGAGGAAGCCATAGAGATGCTATTTAGAATGCAAGTAGAAGGGCTTGTACCGAATGCTCAAACCTTGGCGGGTGCTCTTCCAGCATGTGCTAGATTACAAAGGCTTGACCTTGGAAAGCAACTCCATGGTTATATCACGAGACATGATTTTATCTCTAACCCTGTTGTGGTGAATGCATTAGTTGACGTGTACAGGAGGTGTGGTGATATGGGAGGTGCGGCTAagatctttttaaaattctcagTGAAAAATGTACTATCTTGTAATACAATGATTGTTGGGTATTGCGAAAGCGGTGATGTCTCCAAGGCCAAGGAGCTCTTTGATTGCATGGATGTTTTAGGAATAGAAAGGGATTTAATTTCATGGAACTCAATTATTTCAGGTTACGTTAGAAACTTCATGTTCGAGGAAGGTTTCAGCATGTTTCAGAATATGCTAATGGAAGAAGGGATTGAGCCAGATTCTTTTACTTTAGGGAGTGTTTTGACTGCTTGTGCTGATACAAGTTCTTTGAGGCAAGGGAAGGAGATACATGCCCAAGCCATTGTCAAGGGCTTGCAATCGGATACCTTTGTTGGTGGGGCTCTGGTGGAAATGTACTCTAAATGCCAGGACCTAACGGCTGCCCAGATGGCTTTTGATGAGGTGATGGAGAAGGATGTGCCAACATGGAATGCTCTGATCTCAGGCTATGCTCGCAGTAACCAGATTGAAAGAATTCAATATCTTCTTGAGAAGATGAAAGGAGATGGTTATCATCCAAACATTTATACATGGAACAGCATTCTTGCAGGTCTTGTGGAAAACAGACAGTTAGATTTAACAATGCAGTTGTTCTCTGAAATGCCGATCTCAAAGTTGAGGCCTGATATTTACACAGTTGGGATAATTCTCCCTGCTTGCTCGAGGTTGGCCACTCTTGAGCGAGGAAAACAAGCTCATGCACACTCAATTAAATGTGGTTATGACACAGATGTCCACATAGGAGCAGCCCTTGTGGACATGTATGCAAAATGTGGAAGTTTAAAGTATGCACAGTTAGCCTATGATAGGATATCAAACCCTAATTTGGTGTCCCACAACGCCATGCTTACTGCATATGCGATGCATGGACATGGGGAAGAGGGAATTTCTCTCTTTCAAACAATGCTGGCCTTAGGTTTTATACCAGACCATGTGACTTTCCTGTCTGTTCTCTCTTCATGTGTTCATGTTGGATCAGTCGAGACAGGCTGTGAGTTTTTTGATTTGATGGGGTATTATAACGTTAAACCCACTTTAAAACACTACACATCTATGGTTGGTCTTCTAAGTCGTTCAGGACAGCTTCATGAAGCTTATGAGCTTATAAAGAAAATGCCTGTGGAATGTGATTCAGTTTTGTGGGGTGCTTTGCTTGGAGGCTGTGTTACTCATGGCAATATTGAGTTGGGAGAAATTGCAGCAGAGAGGCTGATAGAATTGGAGCCAAACAATAGTGGAAACTATGTATTACTGGCTAATTTACATGCTTATGCTAGGAGATGGACTGACCTAGCAAGAGTAAGAGGCATGATGAAGGATAGGGGAATGCACAAGAGCCCTGGATGCAGTTGGATCGAGGACAAGAATGAAATTCATTCCTTTCTTGCTTGTGACAGATCTCATAAGAGAGCAGAAGAGATTTATGCTACTCTAGATTACTTAGCCCTTCACATGAAAACAGGGATAGTACATGGGTAA